The Rhodocytophaga rosea genome has a segment encoding these proteins:
- a CDS encoding aminopeptidase P N-terminal domain-containing protein: MHTLTRYFILIVLIVFGSFTLPGDTPEDFLSKEFHQERREQLRKLMPANSVAVFFANPVRNRANDVEFTYHQDPDFYYLTGYSEPHAMLLVFSTPQKAASGETYNEILYVQPRNRQAEMWTGRRLGTEGAKNKLGFNMAYDDTEFANAPIDFSAFENIFFMPFYNDVRDETREKGDLYDLIAQFKQKVNYPENYNTETHKLYDLIKQTKPENSVNAAETIRRYQSYQEKLKDDKLLSEYGQAPDEQARQKVVEKIPALKINGYKLETYMTTLRQTKTEAELKLLRKAINISAIAQIEVAKAMHPGMSEMEVQGIHEFIYKKYGAEYEGYPTIVGAGNNGCVLHYIENNKTKLSTDLVLMDVGAEYHGYTADVTRTIPASGKFSKEQKQIYELVYQAQEAAFKMCVKDSAFRAPHNAAKAVINKGLKELGIIKDENERHSYFPHGTSHYLGLDVHDRGTYGPLQPGDVITVEPGIYIPEGSNCDKKWWGIAVRIEDDILIKEKGWENLSAMAPRKAEEIEALMAKKSVLNNLSLPKLD, from the coding sequence ATGCATACGCTCACCCGATATTTTATCCTGATTGTATTGATTGTGTTCGGTAGTTTTACGCTGCCCGGCGATACACCGGAAGATTTCCTAAGTAAGGAATTCCACCAGGAACGCCGGGAACAACTCCGTAAACTGATGCCTGCCAATTCAGTGGCTGTTTTCTTTGCCAATCCGGTGCGTAACCGGGCTAATGATGTGGAATTTACTTATCATCAGGACCCTGATTTCTATTACCTGACCGGCTATTCCGAACCGCATGCCATGCTACTGGTATTTTCAACACCCCAGAAAGCGGCTAGTGGTGAAACCTACAACGAAATATTATATGTACAACCCAGAAATCGACAAGCCGAAATGTGGACTGGCAGAAGGCTGGGTACGGAAGGAGCGAAGAATAAGCTGGGCTTCAACATGGCCTATGATGATACAGAATTTGCCAATGCACCAATTGATTTCTCAGCCTTTGAGAATATATTTTTTATGCCTTTTTACAACGATGTGCGCGACGAAACCAGAGAGAAAGGCGACCTGTATGATTTGATTGCTCAGTTTAAACAGAAAGTGAACTATCCTGAGAATTATAATACGGAAACACACAAACTATACGACCTGATCAAACAAACCAAGCCCGAAAACAGCGTAAATGCCGCAGAAACCATCCGCCGCTACCAGAGTTACCAGGAAAAGCTAAAAGATGACAAATTGCTTTCAGAGTATGGACAAGCACCAGATGAGCAGGCCAGACAAAAAGTAGTTGAAAAGATTCCTGCCTTAAAAATTAATGGCTATAAGCTGGAAACATACATGACCACCCTGCGGCAGACCAAAACGGAAGCCGAACTCAAGTTACTCCGCAAAGCCATTAACATTTCGGCCATAGCCCAGATCGAGGTAGCCAAAGCCATGCATCCAGGCATGTCGGAAATGGAAGTACAGGGCATCCATGAGTTTATTTACAAAAAATATGGGGCAGAATATGAAGGTTATCCTACTATTGTAGGCGCCGGCAACAATGGTTGTGTGCTGCATTATATCGAAAATAATAAGACCAAACTGAGTACTGATCTGGTGTTGATGGATGTGGGTGCGGAATACCATGGCTATACCGCCGATGTAACCCGTACGATTCCTGCATCCGGTAAATTCAGCAAGGAGCAAAAGCAGATTTATGAACTGGTATACCAGGCGCAGGAAGCTGCTTTCAAAATGTGTGTAAAAGATAGTGCATTCCGGGCGCCTCATAATGCTGCCAAGGCCGTGATTAATAAAGGTTTAAAAGAGCTGGGAATTATTAAAGATGAAAATGAACGTCATTCTTATTTTCCGCACGGAACTTCGCATTATTTAGGTCTGGATGTACACGACCGGGGAACCTACGGACCGTTACAGCCAGGCGATGTGATTACGGTAGAACCAGGTATTTACATTCCTGAAGGCAGCAACTGTGACAAAAAGTGGTGGGGTATTGCCGTTCGCATCGAAGATGATATTCTGATCAAGGAAAAGGGCTGGGAAAATCTATCAGCCATGGCTCCCAGAAAAGCGGAGGAGATTGAAGCATTGATGGCCAAGAAAAGTGTGCTAAATAATTTATCGTTGCCGAAGCTGGATTAA
- a CDS encoding DoxX family protein gives MNTIELTSTQLAIKPASVKRAKIFYWIFTTLLALLMMVGSIPDILAVPEAQALFKHLGYPVYLLPFLGVAKSLGVIAILVPGFPRLKEWAYAGFTYDLAGAMYSGIAVGDPVSAWAPLLIGMACIAGSYLFYHRLKTASK, from the coding sequence ATGAACACAATCGAACTTACCTCCACCCAGCTTGCTATCAAACCGGCCTCTGTTAAAAGAGCAAAGATTTTCTACTGGATTTTTACCACCTTACTGGCTCTGCTGATGATGGTAGGTTCTATTCCTGATATACTGGCCGTTCCGGAAGCACAGGCGCTGTTTAAGCACCTAGGTTATCCGGTATATCTGCTTCCTTTTTTAGGGGTTGCTAAATCTTTAGGTGTAATTGCCATATTGGTTCCTGGTTTTCCCAGACTCAAAGAATGGGCATATGCAGGCTTTACCTATGATTTAGCCGGTGCTATGTACTCAGGCATTGCCGTGGGTGATCCGGTGAGTGCCTGGGCACCGCTTCTGATTGGTATGGCCTGTATTGCAGGTTCTTATTTATTCTATCACCGGCTGAAAACTGCATCAAAGTAA
- a CDS encoding VOC family protein: protein MTETSFKISGIDHPAVAANNVDQLADWYCEVLGYTKYFRDEKPVWILRAPDNTLLEVMPIDHTARPIRTTWTPGWSHLALRVEDIEKTIAYLDSKKVVWASDIINAIGGGKVRTFADPDGNMLQIVERHL from the coding sequence ATGACAGAAACTTCCTTTAAAATAAGCGGCATAGATCATCCGGCAGTAGCCGCCAATAATGTAGACCAGCTAGCCGACTGGTATTGTGAAGTGCTGGGCTATACAAAATATTTCCGCGACGAAAAACCTGTCTGGATATTAAGAGCGCCAGACAATACTTTGCTCGAAGTAATGCCTATAGATCATACCGCCAGGCCAATCCGCACTACCTGGACACCAGGATGGTCGCATCTTGCCTTACGGGTAGAAGATATAGAAAAAACCATTGCCTATCTGGATAGTAAAAAAGTGGTATGGGCAAGTGATATTATCAATGCCATTGGTGGTGGCAAAGTCCGTACGTTTGCTGACCCTGATGGGAATATGCTTCAGATTGTAGAAAGGCATTTGTAA
- a CDS encoding DoxX family protein translates to MKKITIVYWIITGLFAFMMLGSAIPDIFSMQFAAEGFTNIHFPTYMLPFLGIAKTLGVAAILIPGFPRLKEWAYAGLVIDLLGATYLIAMVGEPASSWLPMIIPLTLAVSSYILYHKKYRPVLA, encoded by the coding sequence ATGAAAAAGATAACGATTGTTTATTGGATCATTACAGGTTTATTTGCTTTTATGATGCTGGGCTCTGCAATTCCGGATATATTTTCCATGCAGTTCGCCGCAGAAGGATTCACCAATATACATTTTCCAACGTATATGCTTCCTTTTCTCGGAATTGCCAAAACGCTGGGTGTAGCCGCTATTTTAATACCTGGTTTTCCCAGACTCAAAGAATGGGCGTATGCAGGATTAGTAATAGACTTGTTAGGAGCCACGTACTTAATTGCTATGGTTGGTGAGCCGGCTTCCTCCTGGCTACCCATGATTATTCCACTTACATTAGCTGTAAGTTCATATATATTGTATCACAAAAAATACAGGCCTGTTCTGGCGTAA
- a CDS encoding PAS domain S-box protein — translation MVKKTPDSEARILVAHTPDSAISSLFLQNHLEKESWLGRSAQVWQMIGQCNRLLMRASEEKTLLQDLCRTIVETGGYQMAWIGFSVSDERKKARRYSQMGFEAGYPENAHSVWTNSKQVNNPVLTALRTHKPAIVQDILSPEKSSTWESKPTEKEFGAAISLPLVYNSQAFGILNVYASQSKAFNPEETKLLIQLADDCSYGIHSLRPRLSQHRVLGQFNTSGSYFQALIQNASDIIMVLDVAGYITFVSTSVQRILGYAPEELIGKDSALYLHPEDDRVIKTVLQSPSGQENINPGNTETRMRHVNSSWLYFDCTVNNQLLDPDIKGLVLTLHDITLHKLAQAKLQKQQKEHQIMFDAVPAMIVFKDASNRILRANKLAASFYGIAREELEGKSLYTLNPAEASRYHQEDLEIISSGIPRLNETEQVKFADGEIRWIQTDKIPFYDEERKAGAIIIFSHEITAHKKLEDALIETLDELKQKNFELDNYFYKVSHDIRAPLCTILGLTNLMKLEKDIAGNEVYIGLIEKSIHKLDSFIQTILNHSRMLNTSTHIQSIDFQQIITQCLNEFTYLPQFFRLKTQIQLHSSNKFYNDASQIAIIFRHLILNALKFMDVRREENLLEVDITITGNKAYISVEDNGIGIQKQYIGKIFDMFFKATDVSDGAGLGLYIVKQTVDKMGGSISVKSKSGKGTVFKIILFNLQGV, via the coding sequence ATGGTGAAAAAAACACCCGATTCAGAAGCACGCATTCTTGTAGCCCATACCCCGGATTCAGCCATTTCTTCCCTCTTCCTACAGAATCATTTGGAAAAAGAATCCTGGCTGGGCCGCAGTGCTCAGGTATGGCAGATGATCGGCCAATGTAACCGGCTATTGATGCGGGCATCGGAGGAAAAAACTTTATTACAGGATCTGTGCCGCACCATTGTAGAGACAGGAGGATATCAGATGGCCTGGATAGGTTTTTCAGTATCCGATGAGCGTAAAAAAGCCCGCCGGTACTCACAAATGGGCTTTGAAGCCGGGTATCCTGAAAATGCACATTCGGTATGGACAAATAGTAAACAGGTGAATAATCCGGTACTTACGGCCTTACGCACCCATAAGCCAGCCATCGTGCAGGATATTCTTTCTCCTGAAAAATCTTCCACCTGGGAAAGTAAACCCACCGAAAAGGAATTTGGTGCCGCCATTTCGCTTCCTCTGGTATATAACTCGCAGGCTTTCGGAATATTAAATGTATATGCCTCCCAGTCCAAAGCATTCAATCCAGAAGAAACTAAACTGCTGATTCAACTGGCCGACGATTGCTCGTATGGCATCCATTCCCTGCGTCCAAGACTTTCCCAGCACCGGGTGCTTGGGCAATTCAATACCAGTGGCAGCTATTTTCAAGCCCTCATTCAGAATGCCTCCGATATTATTATGGTGCTGGATGTAGCAGGCTATATCACGTTTGTAAGTACTTCGGTGCAGCGGATTCTAGGGTATGCACCCGAAGAACTGATAGGCAAAGATTCTGCATTATACCTACATCCGGAAGACGATCGGGTCATAAAAACCGTATTGCAATCGCCTTCAGGCCAGGAAAACATTAATCCAGGTAATACAGAAACCAGAATGAGGCATGTAAACAGCTCCTGGCTGTATTTTGATTGTACAGTTAATAATCAATTGCTCGACCCGGATATCAAAGGACTCGTGCTGACGCTTCATGACATCACCCTTCATAAACTAGCCCAGGCTAAACTGCAAAAACAGCAGAAGGAACACCAGATCATGTTTGATGCTGTGCCTGCCATGATTGTGTTTAAAGATGCTTCTAACCGGATTTTGCGTGCCAATAAATTGGCGGCAAGTTTTTATGGAATTGCCAGGGAAGAGCTGGAGGGAAAATCTCTGTATACACTCAATCCGGCTGAGGCCTCCCGTTACCACCAGGAAGACCTGGAAATTATCAGTTCAGGAATACCCAGATTAAATGAAACTGAGCAGGTAAAATTTGCTGATGGAGAAATCCGGTGGATTCAGACAGACAAGATTCCGTTTTACGATGAAGAACGAAAAGCCGGAGCCATTATCATTTTTTCGCATGAAATCACTGCCCATAAAAAGCTGGAAGATGCTCTGATCGAAACCCTCGATGAACTGAAGCAGAAAAATTTCGAATTGGACAATTACTTCTATAAAGTTTCCCATGACATCCGGGCTCCTTTGTGTACCATCCTGGGTCTGACCAATCTGATGAAGCTAGAGAAAGATATAGCGGGGAATGAAGTGTATATTGGTTTAATTGAAAAAAGCATACACAAACTGGATAGCTTTATTCAAACCATTCTCAATCATTCCCGGATGTTAAATACCAGTACACACATACAAAGCATAGATTTTCAGCAAATAATTACCCAATGCCTTAATGAATTCACTTATCTGCCTCAGTTTTTTAGGCTGAAAACACAAATTCAGCTGCATTCCAGTAATAAGTTTTATAACGATGCCAGCCAGATTGCTATCATATTCAGGCACCTGATCTTGAATGCACTCAAATTTATGGATGTACGCCGGGAAGAAAACCTGCTTGAAGTAGATATTACTATTACTGGAAACAAAGCCTATATTTCGGTGGAAGACAATGGAATTGGCATACAAAAGCAGTATATAGGAAAAATATTCGATATGTTTTTCAAAGCAACGGATGTATCAGATGGGGCAGGGCTTGGTTTATATATTGTGAAACAGACAGTGGATAAAATGGGTGGCAGCATTTCGGTAAAAAGTAAGTCCGGCAAAGGAACCGTATTCAAGATCATTCTTTTCAATTTACAGGGTGTTTAA
- a CDS encoding DUF2851 family protein, whose protein sequence is MQEDFLHFIWQFQYFNRQQLLTTASESLHILNPGLANDHAGPDFSQARIRIGNIEWAGQVEIHIKSSDWEAHQHQHDLAYENVILHVVWHNDKPICRKDGSLIPTLELKERVNVQLLGRYNYLLANKNVIPCASLFALVPDIHKVHALDKALMQRLQYKAATVQELLAVNGQDWEETTYQWLARSMGFKLNAEPFLQLAKAIPLKLLQKHRDNLLQMEALLFGQAGFLEEQSNDAYVQSLQKEYKFLSHKYQLAGTKLSVGQWKFAKLRPVNFPTLRIAHLAALLQVHQNLFSLFIHTDTLHAFADILAAPPSSYWQHHYTFEKETKITSHLGKESISNLVINTVVPILACYAQQKDKYAYIDTAIAWLESLPAEDNYITRLWKELQLPVKNAFDAQASIELYNIFCVPVKCLSCPVGVHLIKKSQ, encoded by the coding sequence ATGCAGGAAGATTTTTTGCATTTCATCTGGCAATTTCAATACTTCAACCGGCAGCAACTGCTCACAACGGCTTCTGAATCCTTGCACATTCTCAATCCCGGATTAGCTAATGATCATGCCGGACCAGACTTTAGTCAGGCCCGTATCCGCATTGGTAATATAGAATGGGCAGGGCAGGTAGAAATTCATATAAAATCATCGGACTGGGAAGCCCACCAGCACCAGCATGATCTTGCTTACGAGAATGTAATTCTGCATGTAGTATGGCATAATGATAAGCCTATTTGCCGGAAAGATGGCTCGCTTATTCCTACCCTGGAATTAAAAGAGAGAGTAAACGTACAACTACTTGGCCGGTATAATTATTTGCTTGCCAATAAGAATGTTATTCCCTGTGCTTCTCTGTTTGCACTTGTTCCGGATATTCATAAAGTGCATGCCTTAGATAAAGCATTGATGCAGCGGCTGCAATACAAGGCGGCTACTGTGCAAGAATTATTAGCAGTAAATGGTCAGGATTGGGAAGAAACAACCTACCAGTGGCTAGCCAGAAGCATGGGCTTTAAACTAAATGCGGAACCTTTCCTTCAACTTGCCAAAGCCATTCCTTTAAAGTTATTACAAAAACACCGGGATAATTTGTTGCAGATGGAAGCTTTACTGTTTGGCCAGGCTGGCTTTTTAGAAGAGCAAAGTAACGATGCCTATGTACAGTCTTTACAAAAGGAATATAAGTTTCTGAGTCATAAATACCAGTTAGCGGGCACAAAACTATCTGTGGGCCAATGGAAATTTGCAAAATTACGTCCGGTAAACTTTCCAACCCTGCGCATCGCACATCTTGCCGCTCTCTTGCAAGTTCACCAGAATTTATTTTCCCTGTTCATCCATACAGATACATTGCATGCATTCGCAGACATTCTGGCAGCACCACCTTCTTCTTACTGGCAACATCATTATACCTTTGAAAAAGAGACAAAAATTACCAGCCATCTGGGAAAAGAAAGTATAAGCAATCTGGTAATCAATACGGTAGTACCCATTCTGGCTTGTTATGCCCAGCAAAAAGACAAATATGCCTATATTGATACAGCCATTGCCTGGCTGGAATCACTGCCTGCCGAGGATAATTATATTACCCGTTTATGGAAAGAATTACAACTGCCTGTTAAAAATGCCTTTGATGCACAGGCTAGTATTGAATTGTATAATATTTTTTGTGTGCCGGTAAAATGCCTTTCCTGCCCGGTAGGCGTACATCTGATCAAGAAAAGCCAGTAG
- a CDS encoding dihydrofolate reductase family protein — protein sequence MKKLKLQMQLTLDGYVAGPNGEMDWMKFNWDEGLIKYLTDLTEPIDCIVLGRKLAEGFIPHWARVAATPDNPEVEAGKKFTNTHKVVFTKTLDQSQWDNTVVAKGNLTEEINALKKQEGKVIMAYGGASFVSSLIRENLIDEYHLFINPVAIGKGLSIFNNLNTKISLQLVHAQSFECGVVVLCYKPEGR from the coding sequence ATGAAAAAACTGAAATTACAGATGCAACTCACCCTGGATGGGTATGTAGCTGGTCCTAATGGAGAAATGGATTGGATGAAGTTTAACTGGGACGAAGGCTTGATAAAATACTTAACGGACCTTACAGAACCCATAGATTGCATTGTGCTGGGACGCAAACTTGCTGAGGGGTTTATTCCTCACTGGGCCAGGGTAGCAGCCACTCCAGATAACCCGGAAGTAGAAGCTGGAAAAAAGTTCACCAACACACACAAGGTGGTTTTTACCAAAACGCTTGATCAATCCCAGTGGGACAATACGGTAGTAGCCAAAGGTAATCTGACAGAAGAGATCAATGCCCTGAAAAAGCAAGAGGGTAAAGTAATAATGGCCTATGGTGGTGCCAGTTTTGTATCGTCTCTCATTCGCGAAAACCTGATTGATGAATACCATTTGTTTATTAATCCGGTGGCTATCGGTAAGGGCTTGAGTATTTTTAATAACCTGAACACCAAGATATCATTGCAACTCGTGCATGCCCAGTCTTTTGAGTGTGGAGTGGTGGTGCTCTGCTATAAACCGGAAGGCAGATAA
- the mce gene encoding methylmalonyl-CoA epimerase → MQKVEHIGIAVKNMPKAVALYTKLLGVDPYKTETVESEQVKTVFFQVGETKIELLEATHPDSVIAKYIEKKGEGMHHIAYEVTDIQAEMERMKGEGFVLLNEQPKRGADNKLVCFLHPKSAGGVLIELCQEIR, encoded by the coding sequence ATGCAAAAAGTAGAGCACATTGGTATCGCTGTTAAAAATATGCCTAAAGCAGTAGCCTTATATACAAAGCTATTAGGTGTTGATCCGTACAAAACCGAAACCGTAGAAAGTGAGCAGGTAAAGACTGTATTTTTTCAGGTGGGCGAAACTAAAATTGAGTTGCTGGAAGCTACCCATCCTGATAGTGTGATTGCTAAATATATTGAGAAAAAAGGAGAGGGGATGCACCACATCGCCTATGAAGTAACCGATATCCAGGCAGAAATGGAGCGTATGAAAGGGGAAGGCTTCGTATTACTCAATGAACAACCTAAAAGAGGCGCCGATAATAAGCTGGTGTGTTTTCTGCATCCCAAATCAGCAGGAGGCGTATTGATCGAACTTTGCCAGGAAATCAGGTAA
- a CDS encoding alpha/beta hydrolase: MNVVAFFHAYKFTHFAEANIQKTQHAKDLSLLDKLTTLIFGINNPRPTNKIFPAQPYQKVVLRSSQNIECWHIKIPNSKGTVVLFHGYSGNKSLMLDKSDEFIKLGYSTFLVDFIGTGGSAGNQTTIGFREAQDVKASLDYLSQQQEKNVILFGTSMGAAAILKAADAYSIQPAAAILECPFGSMYQTTCARFRQMQVPCFPMANLLVLWGGVQNGFWAYGHNPQEYARKVDFPVLLLYGEKDLEVSREETKQIFANLNGKKLLRTYPEAGHENYLNRYKQEWLQDISGFLNETIVTD; encoded by the coding sequence ATGAATGTAGTGGCTTTTTTTCATGCCTATAAGTTTACCCATTTTGCAGAAGCAAATATTCAAAAAACGCAACATGCCAAAGATTTATCTCTCCTGGATAAACTCACTACGCTGATTTTTGGAATCAATAATCCAAGACCTACCAACAAAATCTTTCCTGCACAGCCATATCAGAAAGTAGTGTTGAGAAGCAGTCAGAATATTGAATGCTGGCACATTAAAATACCCAACAGCAAAGGAACGGTTGTGCTTTTTCATGGCTATAGCGGCAATAAATCCCTGATGCTTGATAAATCAGATGAATTTATAAAACTGGGGTATAGTACTTTTCTGGTAGATTTTATTGGTACAGGCGGATCAGCAGGCAACCAGACGACCATTGGTTTCCGGGAAGCGCAGGATGTAAAAGCTAGTCTGGATTATCTTTCGCAACAGCAGGAGAAAAATGTAATTCTGTTCGGCACTTCCATGGGCGCTGCGGCTATACTTAAAGCAGCTGATGCCTATTCCATTCAGCCGGCGGCAGCCATTCTGGAATGTCCGTTTGGCTCCATGTATCAGACTACTTGTGCCAGGTTCCGGCAAATGCAGGTTCCCTGTTTCCCGATGGCAAATCTACTCGTATTATGGGGAGGAGTGCAGAATGGATTCTGGGCGTATGGACATAACCCTCAGGAATATGCCAGAAAAGTAGATTTTCCGGTTTTATTGCTGTATGGAGAAAAAGATCTGGAAGTAAGCCGGGAAGAAACCAAGCAGATTTTCGCCAACTTGAATGGAAAGAAATTGCTCAGAACCTATCCTGAAGCAGGACATGAAAACTATCTGAATCGCTACAAACAAGAGTGGCTACAGGATATATCCGGTTTTTTGAATGAAACCATAGTAACTGATTAA
- a CDS encoding dihydrofolate reductase family protein codes for MRKLIVSMNVTLDGFLSGPDCELDWHFQRWTSDMAECACEQLSKADTILLGRVTYNAMARYWTAKLHDLSFPREDLAFADMMHRYTKFVFSHTSQIPPWNNAIRIKGNLAAAIVQLKQQPGKDMIMYGSASIVAVLMSMNLVDEYQVWVHPVVLGKGKALFKNVSRQLDLQLYKTHIFRSGVAMLCYNANKQVDTYLRLVNA; via the coding sequence ATGCGGAAGTTAATTGTTTCGATGAATGTAACCCTGGATGGCTTCCTTTCCGGACCTGACTGTGAACTGGACTGGCATTTTCAGAGGTGGACATCCGATATGGCCGAATGTGCTTGTGAGCAGTTAAGCAAAGCAGATACTATTTTACTCGGAAGAGTTACTTACAATGCCATGGCCCGGTACTGGACTGCCAAACTACATGATTTGTCGTTTCCCAGAGAAGATCTTGCCTTTGCAGACATGATGCATCGGTATACAAAATTTGTTTTCTCCCACACCTCCCAGATTCCCCCTTGGAATAATGCGATACGTATAAAAGGGAACCTTGCTGCGGCTATCGTACAACTTAAACAACAGCCCGGTAAAGACATGATTATGTATGGAAGTGCCAGTATAGTAGCCGTACTCATGTCGATGAATCTGGTAGATGAATATCAGGTGTGGGTGCATCCGGTGGTGCTGGGAAAGGGAAAAGCACTCTTCAAAAATGTAAGCCGCCAGCTTGATCTGCAACTCTACAAAACCCATATCTTCCGTTCCGGGGTAGCCATGCTTTGTTATAACGCTAACAAGCAGGTTGATACTTACCTAAGACTTGTAAACGCATAA
- a CDS encoding GlxA family transcriptional regulator codes for MKKHVSILVPQEAVMASIVDPRTILTGVNEFLEAAGKPARFHIQLVGLSREVKVHNGLFSVHSDVLLQDLHQTDLIIIPAISGDFKRAIEINQAFVPWIIEQYHKGAEVASLCIGAFLLAATGLLNGKECSSHWRSAEEFREMFPEVTLVDGRIVTEQDGLYSSGGATSYWNLLLYLVEKYAGREVAITASKVYALEIDRKSQSPFIMFNGQKNHEDEPIKKAQEFIEKNLAERITVEDLADKFAIGKRHFERRFKKATHNTPVEYMQRVKIEAAKKHLEISRMNVNEVMFEVGYNDTKAFRTVFKKLTGLSPIEYRNKYNKEAAVS; via the coding sequence ATGAAAAAACATGTTTCTATCCTGGTTCCCCAGGAAGCAGTGATGGCCAGTATTGTAGACCCCCGCACTATTTTAACCGGGGTCAATGAATTTTTAGAAGCAGCCGGAAAACCTGCCCGGTTTCACATACAATTAGTGGGGCTCTCGAGAGAAGTAAAAGTACACAACGGCCTATTTTCAGTACATTCGGATGTATTGCTTCAGGACTTACATCAAACCGATCTGATTATTATTCCGGCCATAAGCGGCGATTTTAAAAGAGCCATCGAAATAAACCAGGCATTCGTTCCCTGGATTATTGAACAATACCACAAAGGGGCAGAAGTAGCCAGTTTGTGTATTGGTGCTTTTTTACTGGCAGCCACTGGGTTATTAAATGGCAAAGAATGTTCTTCGCACTGGAGAAGTGCAGAGGAGTTCAGAGAAATGTTTCCGGAAGTAACCCTGGTAGATGGACGCATTGTAACAGAGCAGGACGGTTTGTATTCCAGTGGCGGGGCTACTTCTTACTGGAATCTGCTATTGTATCTGGTAGAAAAATATGCCGGACGGGAAGTTGCCATTACTGCCTCCAAAGTATATGCCCTGGAAATAGACCGGAAAAGTCAGTCTCCTTTTATTATGTTCAACGGGCAGAAAAACCATGAAGATGAACCTATAAAAAAAGCGCAGGAGTTTATCGAAAAGAATCTGGCAGAACGGATTACGGTAGAAGACCTGGCTGATAAATTTGCCATCGGAAAGCGGCATTTTGAGCGGCGTTTTAAAAAAGCAACCCATAATACACCAGTTGAATATATGCAACGGGTAAAAATTGAAGCGGCCAAAAAACATTTAGAAATCAGCCGGATGAACGTAAATGAGGTGATGTTTGAGGTAGGCTACAATGATACCAAAGCTTTCCGGACCGTGTTTAAAAAATTGACCGGCCTCTCTCCTATTGAATACCGGAATAAATACAACAAAGAAGCCGCCGTGTCATAG
- a CDS encoding HesB/IscA family protein — translation MISVTDKAKEKIIELRHKDGYTDNHNIRVSVEGGGCSGLMYNLNFDSAVKPSDQSFEDKGIKILVDKKSLLYLIGTVLDFSDGLNGKGFQFINPNASRTCGCGESFAV, via the coding sequence ATGATAAGCGTTACTGACAAAGCCAAAGAAAAAATTATAGAATTACGCCATAAGGACGGATACACAGATAATCACAATATACGGGTTTCTGTAGAGGGCGGCGGCTGCTCAGGACTGATGTATAACCTGAATTTTGATTCAGCTGTAAAACCTTCCGACCAGTCTTTTGAAGACAAGGGCATCAAGATTCTGGTAGACAAGAAAAGCCTGTTGTATCTGATCGGCACCGTACTTGATTTTTCAGACGGGCTGAATGGCAAAGGCTTCCAGTTTATCAATCCGAATGCTTCCAGAACCTGCGGCTGCGGCGAGAGCTTTGCCGTATAA